In a genomic window of Peptoclostridium acidaminophilum DSM 3953:
- a CDS encoding ferritin-like domain-containing protein → MKKRITRMLSMVTALMMMLGSFSFAADDFGAGAVADKDTFTLEEMLTYAIQDEYLAKAEYNAIMKEFGVQNPFVNIEKAENVHISLLEPLFKEYSIELPKDEAYKYVVVPDTLKEAFQTGIDAEIANIGIYEKFLEQKDLPDDVRSVFERLKAASENHLAAFERGLERADNNGNSNRAIKSNSGFGKGNSNRFRTNNARQSGQCQL, encoded by the coding sequence ATGAAAAAGAGAATAACAAGAATGCTATCGATGGTGACTGCATTAATGATGATGCTAGGAAGCTTCTCATTCGCTGCAGACGACTTTGGAGCAGGCGCAGTTGCCGACAAGGACACTTTCACACTAGAGGAAATGCTGACATATGCAATACAGGATGAGTATCTGGCCAAAGCAGAATACAATGCTATAATGAAAGAATTCGGTGTGCAAAATCCTTTTGTAAACATCGAGAAAGCCGAAAACGTTCACATCAGCTTACTTGAACCTCTGTTCAAAGAATATTCGATTGAACTTCCTAAGGACGAAGCATACAAATATGTAGTCGTTCCTGACACTTTGAAAGAAGCATTCCAGACTGGTATAGATGCGGAAATAGCCAACATAGGCATATATGAAAAATTCCTTGAACAAAAAGATCTGCCTGACGATGTTAGATCCGTATTTGAAAGGCTAAAGGCTGCTTCTGAAAATCACCTTGCAGCTTTTGAAAGAGGACTTGAAAGAGCTGACAACAACGGGAACAGCAATAGAGCCATTAAAAGCAATAGCGGCTTTGGAAAAGGAAATAGTAACAGATTTAGAACGAACAACGCAAGGCAATCTGGACAATGCCAGCTTTAG